In the Enterococcus rotai genome, ACATTATTAATATCTGATTGCGAAACATCAGGGTTGTCGTATACGTATTTAGCATCGGCTAATTTAATCATTAGTGTTGACCAAGAATGTACATTATAGTTTGATTCATCTAGTGTTAATGCTAAATTGTAAGCTTCTAGCAGTTGACTTTTATTTACTGTTTCAATTTCTGATACTTGCTCCTCAACTTCTTGTTTTGCCTCAGTATCAGTAGTTTCTTCTGTTACTTCAACAGTAGTTTCAATTGTGCCCTCAGTTGCTTCTTGTTTACTACTTTCTGTTTGTTCTACTTTTGTTTCCTCAGTAGTTTCAATTTCTTGTGTTGTTTCTTTTGGCAATTCTTCTGGAATTTCTACTGTTTCTTGGATGTTGAATTTTAATTCTCTTTGTTCTTTTGGAACAGTTACGCTACGTGTTTTTGTTGGTTTTGAGTAATTTTTAGCTCCTAAAAATACACTTCCCATTGTATATTTACCACTGCCATTTTCTTCTAAATGGATACCCACTGAACCTTCATTGATTCCGTTTAATAGCAAGTTGGCATTATGCCCTGGACTATTAATCCATGCATTAACTACGATACTTGCACCGTTTTGGGCTAACCATTCCAAACTACTTGGGTTGTTATACATCCCAATATTTTCGGCAAATACTACATTTTCGTAGCCATAATCATATGGTGCATCTGCTCCATCTTCTCCATTAGGGCGAGTGTGTTCGTACAAGGTAAAGATTTCCTCAGACCGTACATCTGCTCCTTGTTGTAGTGCTGACTGGTTATTAAGTCCAATTAATCCATTGCTTTGACGGTGTGCATTGATTAAACCTAATGCTTGGCTTGCAATTGCTTGTTCTACTTCTGATACGTTTTGTTCTGGTGGTGTTACCACATCTTTCTTATAAACAAATGTTACTGTTTTATCAACATCTGCTGTTACTGTTTGTGTATATTCACCTTGTACTGTATATCCTGCAAAGGTACTTGATAATGCTGTAAAACTTTTTCCTTGTTCTACTTGTACGGGTACATTCGTTCCTAATACGTTACCTTCAGTATCCACATGCTCTACATCAATTGTAACCATTGTTGGTGGAATTACTTCATCTTTCTTATATGTGAAAGTAATTGTCGTATCCCCAGTTACTGTTACTGTTTGTGTAGTTGCTCCTTGTAATGTATAACCTGTAAGTGCCATTGCATTTGCTGTAAACTGTTTTCCTTCTTCTACTTCTACTGGTACTTCTGTTTCCAACATTTTTCCATCTGTATCTTTATGATTTACAGTTACCATAAATTTGTTTACTTCTGGTGCTTTTTCTTCTAGATTATTGTAAGCATTTTGTAAATTTGTGTTTGCTTGGTCTACCTCAGCTTGTGTTACTCCTGCATCAGATAACACACTATTAGCCACACCTAATGCTGTTTCAAACTCTGTCCAACTATCGTTAGTATAGTTACTCTTTTGAGTATCTTTTACATTATTTACTGTTGTTTGTAGTGTTGTTTTATCTACTACTACAGGTGTTTCATCTTTTTCATACACGAATGTTAATGTTTTATCTCCATTTACAGTAATTGTTTGTGTATCTGCTCCTTGTAAAGTATATCCTGTAATTGTTTTTGCACTTGCAGTAAATGTTTTTCCTTCTTCTACTTCTACTGGTGTATCTGTATCCAATACATTTCCTTCAACATCTTTGTATTCTACTGTTACGTTAAATTTAGTTACTGGTGTTGCATCTTTTTTGTAGATAAATTTAATTGTTGTATTTCCAGTAACCGTTAGTGTTTGTGTAGTATCCCCAATTACTGTATAACCATCAATAGTTTTTGCTGTTGCTGTAAATACTTGTCCTTTTTCGATATTTTCTGATACAGAAGTATAAGCAATATTTTCTCCATTTTCATCCAAATATTGTACTGTTACATCAAATTTTTCTACTGGTGCAGTATTTTTACTATATACAAATTTGATTGTTGTATTTTTGCTAACCACCACTGTTTGTGTAGTTTCTCCTTGTAGAGTATATCCAGTGATAGTTTCTGCAGTTGCTGTATAAGATTCTCCATCTTCTACTTTAACTGTGTTTGTATCTGCAATAGTGTTGCCATCAGTATCCACATGCATAATTGTTACATCGAATTTTTCCGCAGGAATTGGTGTTTCTGCATTTTTCTTATACGTAAATGTAATTACTTTATCTGCATTTACTTTTACTGTTTGTGTAGGTTGACCTTGCAACGTAAATCCTTCAAATGTTTTTGCAGTTGCTGTAAATGATTTGCCTTCTTCTACTTTCACATCCGCATCTTTGTCCAACACATTTCCTTCAGTATCTTTGTAAATAACCGTCACATTATATTCTTTTACTTCTGGTTTTACTTCTGGTTTTACTTCTGGTTTTACTTCTGGTTTTTCAGGTTCTGTTGGTTTTTCTGGATTTACTGGTTTCTCTGGCGTTGTTGGTTTTTCTGGATTGGTTGGTTTATTGATTTCTTGACCGTTATTATTTCCAGTATCTGTCTGATTTGAATTGCCATTCTGGTTATTTCCACTCATATTATTTTTAGAGTTTAGATTTTCATCTGAATTTTGATTCAAATTAGTTTCTACTTGTGTTTTTACATTACCATCCGTATCTGCTAATACAGGATTTTTTGGAATATCAGAATTTTGATTTGCAAATGACTTGCTGCTATCTACTTTATCATTATCATCCAAGACTTTATCAGCTACAACGTTACCATCTTTATCTAAAATTGTTATATGATTGCCATCAAAATGGATAACTCTTCCAATTTCAAGGGCATAATGGTCACCATTTGTTAAATTAATGTTGTTAATTTCTGCTAACGTTTCCACTTTTATGTTAGTTACTTGCGAAATTGCCCATAGAGTATCCCCACTTTTTAAGGTGTAGGAAGTTGCTCCTTCTTCAATTTGGATTGATTCTGGACTATTGGCAAACCATTCATCCGCATAAACATTGGTTTGAATCGACATTCCACTAACCAATAAAGTTGAGAATAACATACCTTTTATAACCCAATTTTTTTTAGATTTAACCATACGGCATTTGTATTTTTCTTCCGTTAATGCTTTTTGTAAACGTTTTTTCTTTGTCATTTTTAAAATTCTCCTCTTTTAAATTATAATAGTTCTTTATTTTCATTGGCTAATTCTGCTTTTAAATTACCTGCAATTCTATTCAGAATCATCAAACTAAATAAATAATAGATATTAGTTAATACCACACATATAATAAATGCTTTTTGATTTTTATCCTCAAAATACATTCCCAAAAATGATTTGATACAAAGGATTACAAACAAAAATATGATAAAGTAAAATCCACCATTTAATAAGACACAAGGCAACATACTAGCCACTAAAAAATACGTTGTGATGCTGTTTGTCTCTTTTCTTTTTGCCCATAACCGTAATTCTTCAATTTCTTTTAAACTTAATTCTTCCATATTTTACTCCTTACTTAAATTTGTCTTTTAATATCCCATTTACTGATTTTATATGATAGATATCTTTTTTAACTTGTCTTCCTTCTGATTTAAATTCTAGAGTTTTTGCTAAAAATCCATCATTATAAGTGATTTCAGTATCCAAATTGTATTCTTCCCTTTCCCCGAACCGATTAATTATCACTATACGCCCTTCTTCAATCACTAATTTACTCTCATTAATAGCTTGTGCAAATCCTTTAATATCCATATTTAGCCTTAAGTCTCCTTACTTTTTAATAGGTAATAAAAGAACGACATGAACATGCACAAAAAAACCGATTTAACGGATTTGGAAATCCATTTAAATCAGCTTTTCGATATGTATAAATTTTTTTATCTATGTAAGGTAACTATCGTTCTTTTATTACCTGTTTACTAACTTTTTTGCGCTTTTTATTTAACCACATATTTAGTTTAACATGGACTATACTCAAATAAAAGTCCTAAATCAATTTCAGTTTAACAAATTGTTTCTTTTTCGTACATTGTATATAGTCTTAAGGCAAACATCACAATATTCTGCTATTTCTTGTAAGATATAATTCCCGCTAATATACATTTCTACTATCTTCTGCTCAGTCTCTTCATCGATTCGTTTTTTACCTAAAATCACACCATTTTTTTTTGCTTGCTGTAATGCCGATTTTGTACGTAATGATACGTTTTCACTTTCCATCTCGGCAAATGTTGCTAAAATATTAAATATTAACCTACCCATGGCAGTACTGGTATCAATATTTTCATGGATTATTTTTAGATGGATATTTCTTTCTCTTAAATCCGCCTCTAGATTTATTAATTGCCTTACACTTCTTGATAATCTGTCTATCCGATAAATTAAAAATGTATCACCTGTTTCCAATTTTTTCAAAGCTTTAGTTAGTTCTTCTCTATCAGTTTTTCTTCCAGATACCTGCTCAGTAAAAATTTTATCTGGTTTAAAAGGTTTAAATGCTTCTAACTGTACTTCTATTCCCAAATCCTGTTTATTAGTGCTCGTTCTTCCATATGCTATGGTTTTTGCCATCTTAAATCATCTCCTGTATTCTATTTATCATCTCCATTCTATAATTATTCATTTCAACATACATATTATTTCAGTATTTACTCTTAATTGATACTGTAAGTTTTGGTTTAATCTTTTTGTTTTTTACTTTATGACTCTTAACTTAAATTAAGTTTAACATCAAAATTATGTTGTTGTCTTAAAAGTGTTATCATCTTTCTAGATTTCTTTCTCTGATGTGCAATCAAGCTATATAATATCTAGCAAAATTTGCTTTCATTTTTTTATAAAGTCTCTTCAAACGTTCTTTTCATAAAAAAATGTACATAATTATAATTCACAACTACTGACACTTCATATACTTTTAAACACCCTAAAAGACGTTCTATCAAGTTCAAAATGTGGTTATACAATTTTATACCTTCCTCTTGTAAAACCACCCAGAACGAAAACCTGACCTTATTTTTCTTCTTTTGTTTTCTCATTCTTCAAATTGTCCGTTTTTATTATTTTTTCGGAAATTTTATCTGCTATTTTCTCTAAATCAGAATTTAATCGCTCTAATTCTTCCAAAGCCTTTCCATATTTATCAATAATAGCTTGCTCTGATTTATTAAAAGCATAATCTTGTACCTCTAATTTGATACTTATCGCCTCTTGCAAATATTTATTGGATATACCTGCTAAATAGTTCAAGTTATTGTTGGTTAAAATAAATACATTTTTCCCTTCTACATTCTTAATAATTTTAATTCCTTCAACTGCCTTACCACCTTTTTTAATACGAGTTTGTAATCCAACAACAATACCTTCTCTACGTTCCCCATCAAACACTAATTCTTTAGCAAGTTCTTTGTCTTCAAAAAGATAATTCCAAAATTCACTTACTGTAATTCCCTCACTTTTTTCCCCCAATACTGTATATAATTTTTTTAGTACTTTGCTAGTTGTAGACATCTCGACCACACACCTTTCTTTGTTTGTATAAGGATGATACCTCTATCTACAACTGTAGTCAAATCTTTCTTAAAAAAATATACCTGCTATAATATACCTGCTCTTATAAAACTTCCTGCATCTTTCATGCTCTCAACTGGACATCTCTTTTTCAAAAACATT is a window encoding:
- a CDS encoding MucBP domain-containing protein translates to MTKKKRLQKALTEEKYKCRMVKSKKNWVIKGMLFSTLLVSGMSIQTNVYADEWFANSPESIQIEEGATSYTLKSGDTLWAISQVTNIKVETLAEINNINLTNGDHYALEIGRVIHFDGNHITILDKDGNVVADKVLDDNDKVDSSKSFANQNSDIPKNPVLADTDGNVKTQVETNLNQNSDENLNSKNNMSGNNQNGNSNQTDTGNNNGQEINKPTNPEKPTTPEKPVNPEKPTEPEKPEVKPEVKPEVKPEVKEYNVTVIYKDTEGNVLDKDADVKVEEGKSFTATAKTFEGFTLQGQPTQTVKVNADKVITFTYKKNAETPIPAEKFDVTIMHVDTDGNTIADTNTVKVEDGESYTATAETITGYTLQGETTQTVVVSKNTTIKFVYSKNTAPVEKFDVTVQYLDENGENIAYTSVSENIEKGQVFTATAKTIDGYTVIGDTTQTLTVTGNTTIKFIYKKDATPVTKFNVTVEYKDVEGNVLDTDTPVEVEEGKTFTASAKTITGYTLQGADTQTITVNGDKTLTFVYEKDETPVVVDKTTLQTTVNNVKDTQKSNYTNDSWTEFETALGVANSVLSDAGVTQAEVDQANTNLQNAYNNLEEKAPEVNKFMVTVNHKDTDGKMLETEVPVEVEEGKQFTANAMALTGYTLQGATTQTVTVTGDTTITFTYKKDEVIPPTMVTIDVEHVDTEGNVLGTNVPVQVEQGKSFTALSSTFAGYTVQGEYTQTVTADVDKTVTFVYKKDVVTPPEQNVSEVEQAIASQALGLINAHRQSNGLIGLNNQSALQQGADVRSEEIFTLYEHTRPNGEDGADAPYDYGYENVVFAENIGMYNNPSSLEWLAQNGASIVVNAWINSPGHNANLLLNGINEGSVGIHLEENGSGKYTMGSVFLGAKNYSKPTKTRSVTVPKEQRELKFNIQETVEIPEELPKETTQEIETTEETKVEQTESSKQEATEGTIETTVEVTEETTDTEAKQEVEEQVSEIETVNKSQLLEAYNLALTLDESNYNVHSWSTLMIKLADAKYVYDNPDVSQSDINNVVLKLQQAINNLV
- a CDS encoding recombinase family protein; the protein is MAKTIAYGRTSTNKQDLGIEVQLEAFKPFKPDKIFTEQVSGRKTDREELTKALKKLETGDTFLIYRIDRLSRSVRQLINLEADLRERNIHLKIIHENIDTSTAMGRLIFNILATFAEMESENVSLRTKSALQQAKKNGVILGKKRIDEETEQKIVEMYISGNYILQEIAEYCDVCLKTIYNVRKRNNLLN